A region of the Candidatus Stygibacter australis genome:
TACAGCCTGTTTTACCTTTTCTTCCAGACTCTTGTGTAATATTATCAATTCCTCATTAGTTCTGCGAAGATTATCTTCAGCACGTTTTTTATCTATCGCAATGGCGATCTCATTTGAGATGATTGATAATATCTGCAGGTCTTTTCTGGTATATAGATTAGGATTATCATAACTTTGAACCACGATAACACCAATTATCTCTTCCTTTACTTTCAATGGTGCCCCAAGCCAGACTTTTGCAGGTGTTCCTATTAGATCAATATCACCTTTCTTGGCTAAAGCAAATATCTCGGATTCAAGTAACATAACAGGTTCTTTTTGTTTGATCACATAGGATGTGATAGAGTTTCCTGCCGGAAAAGTCTCAAAATGATCCTTCTCATCAACTTCAAAAGGCAAACTCAACTCATCCTTATCTTTATCAAACATTGCCACAAAAATATTAGTGGTATCGATTATTGTACCCAGATACTCTTTGATCTTAATATAGAGATCACTCAAACTTTCTGATGAATTGATTGCCAATGAGATATTATAAAGTGCTGCCTGGATTGCTTCTCCCTGCTTCCTGTCAGTTATATCCCAGAGAAATGCTCGCGTTCCAATAATATTAAATTCATCATCAAGTATGTGATCAACTGCGATTGCCAGATCAATTATACTGCCATCCTTTTTGATACCCCGTATTTCATAATTAGACGGTGCTTCTTTACCATTAATCCGCCTGCTATGATTTTCAATCATCATAGCAAGTTGATCCGGGAGAAATATTTCCTTATAAGTTATTTGTGACATCTCTTTCTGGGTATATCCTAAAAGCTCCGCAAACTTCTTGTTGAAATAAGTAATATCTCCATTCTCATCATCAGTAACAATTCCTACATTTGCCTTTTCTACCAGGCTTCTGTACAATTCACGACTTTCCAGGAGTTCACGGGAAGCCTTCATCCGGTCTGTTCGGTCTAATATTGTGCCATCAATATACAACAATTCATTTTTAGAATTCAATATTGTCTTTGCTGTGGTGCGAACATAAATGTTTTTGCCATCTGTTCTTGTCCAGCTGGCTTCAAACTGATGCATTTGCTCAGGGTTTACTTTGATATTATTGTATAATTTCCGGATAATTCTTTTAAAATCATCTGCTGGAGGAATTGTGCTCGCAGAAAACTCCTCAAGTGTATTATAACCAAGAAAATTAAGAAGACAGGGATTCATCATTAATATCTTACCTTGATCAGAAATTCTAAAGATACCCATGACAGAGTTTTCAAAAAGACTTCTAAACTGCTTTTCACTGCCTTTTAACTTCTGCTCAGATTGTTTCCTTTGGAAGGCAATTGCAATAGTAGCTCCAATTTCTTCTAGATTTGTTATCATTTCTGCTGAAAAGATATTCTTTCGAGTATCATTTAACTGGATCAATCCTATTGTAACATCATCAGAGATCAAAGGGATTAAAGCTATTGACTGAAATCCTTCCTTCACACAAGTATATCTGCTGATTATCTGACCATTATCGAATTCAGGTCGCTTAACAAGTTCTCCAAGATTATTGGTCCAGAAGCTCCCATTCTCAGTTAAATAGGGCAGGGTTGTATCTAAATCCTGTCTGATGATTTTTCCGCACAGGCATTCAAGATTTTTATCCTGTTTTTCATAACTGAACTGGGGTGATTTGCTT
Encoded here:
- a CDS encoding PAS domain S-box protein gives rise to the protein QEKVKRVYEIGENLYIPEIKLPGRKQKKTEWVSQHFYALKGSDNEVRRVVVLTEDITERKNNERKQNLTRRILQLLNAHVEWEALQKQILQEIKQVMDVECLAIRFDQNHDYPYLQTLGFSDKFIKSESFLSKKSKSPQFSYEKQDKNLECLCGKIIRQDLDTTLPYLTENGSFWTNNLGELVKRPEFDNGQIISRYTCVKEGFQSIALIPLISDDVTIGLIQLNDTRKNIFSAEMITNLEEIGATIAIAFQRKQSEQKLKGSEKQFRSLFENSVMGIFRISDQGKILMMNPCLLNFLGYNTLEEFSASTIPPADDFKRIIRKLYNNIKVNPEQMHQFEASWTRTDGKNIYVRTTAKTILNSKNELLYIDGTILDRTDRMKASRELLESRELYRSLVEKANVGIVTDDENGDITYFNKKFAELLGYTQKEMSQITYKEIFLPDQLAMMIENHSRRINGKEAPSNYEIRGIKKDGSIIDLAIAVDHILDDEFNIIGTRAFLWDITDRKQGEAIQAALYNISLAINSSESLSDLYIKIKEYLGTIIDTTNIFVAMFDKDKDELSLPFEVDEKDHFETFPAGNSITSYVIKQKEPVMLLESEIFALAKKGDIDLIGTPAKVWLGAPLKVKEEIIGVIVVQSYDNPNLYTRKDLQILSIISNEIAIAIDKKRAEDNLRRTNEELIILHKSLEEKVKQAVSESREKDHVIMQQSRQAAIGEMISSIAHHWRQPLNIIGVTFQSVREAFEFEELTDEYMEDKTKIIMDILQSLSKTIDTFRFFYSRDDSSVEFDLSKVISNSIFTIQSKLENSKIILKTEINESCSITGNESEFSQVFLNILNNAYDALLDRKIENPMIEVKLAKVDDHFRLSVRDNAGGVNNKIKDKIFELYTSTKENLNNTGIGLYIAKLIIEKHMEGNLYLINHDDGAEFVIEL